The Oncorhynchus nerka isolate Pitt River linkage group LG24, Oner_Uvic_2.0, whole genome shotgun sequence genome has a window encoding:
- the org gene encoding oogenesis-related isoform X3, with protein MLTLGGTEDKVVVKRDSVLTTVLCRLSQFWPVRLAMRALRGFWWLLGFSPSDEAFVPPEDDHSSPARHCLAGRKRLRRATRILLAILPRRLQSALGYPVCTSIGCAVSPEVLCSPTKLCGKGNKRKQDDLDDDEEQQTWVEALSQELEDEEPSVDPDYEPNAVDTDSEEYNSQNDTESDLDVSGKVVIDDLKTNVPQTA; from the exons GACAAAGTTGTggtgaagagagacagtgtgttaacCACTGTACTCTGTCGCCTGTCACAGTTTTGGCCTGTCAGACTAGCG ATGCGTGCTCTCCGTGGGTTTTGGTGGCTGTTGGGTTTCTCCCCTTCAGATGAGGCTTTTGTTCCTCCAGAAGATGACCATTCTAGTCCAGCCCGCCACTGTCTAGCAGGCCGCAAGCGTCTGCGTCGAGCCACACGCATCCTGTTGGCCATCCTGCCTCGCCGTCTGCAGAGCGCCCTGGGCTACCCTGTGTGCACCAGCATCGGCTGTGCTGTATCCCCAG AGGTGCTTTGCTCCCCCACTAAGCTCTGTGGAAAAGGCAACAAGAGGAAGCAGGATGACCTTGATGATGACGAGGAGCAGCAGACCTGGGTCGAGGCACTCTCTCAGGAACTAGAGGATGAGGAGCCTTCTGTTGATCCTGACTATGAG CCGAATGCAGTGGACACTGACAGTGAGGAGTATAACTCTCAAAATGACACAGAAAGTGACCTTGATGTTTCAGGGAAGGTTGTGATCGACGACCTTAAAACG AATGTTCCTCAGACGGCATAG
- the org gene encoding oogenesis-related isoform X2: MTSECSVAIEQDNDGVEDKVVVKRDSVLTTVLCRLSQFWPVRLAMRALRGFWWLLGFSPSDEAFVPPEDDHSSPARHCLAGRKRLRRATRILLAILPRRLQSALGYPVCTSIGCAVSPEVLCSPTKLCGKGNKRKQDDLDDDEEQQTWVEALSQELEDEEPSVDPDYEPNAVDTDSEEYNSQNDTESDLDVSGKVVIDDLKTNVPQTA, from the exons ATGACCTCTGAATGTAGCGTCGCCATCGAACAGGACAACGACGGTGTTGAG GACAAAGTTGTggtgaagagagacagtgtgttaacCACTGTACTCTGTCGCCTGTCACAGTTTTGGCCTGTCAGACTAGCG ATGCGTGCTCTCCGTGGGTTTTGGTGGCTGTTGGGTTTCTCCCCTTCAGATGAGGCTTTTGTTCCTCCAGAAGATGACCATTCTAGTCCAGCCCGCCACTGTCTAGCAGGCCGCAAGCGTCTGCGTCGAGCCACACGCATCCTGTTGGCCATCCTGCCTCGCCGTCTGCAGAGCGCCCTGGGCTACCCTGTGTGCACCAGCATCGGCTGTGCTGTATCCCCAG AGGTGCTTTGCTCCCCCACTAAGCTCTGTGGAAAAGGCAACAAGAGGAAGCAGGATGACCTTGATGATGACGAGGAGCAGCAGACCTGGGTCGAGGCACTCTCTCAGGAACTAGAGGATGAGGAGCCTTCTGTTGATCCTGACTATGAG CCGAATGCAGTGGACACTGACAGTGAGGAGTATAACTCTCAAAATGACACAGAAAGTGACCTTGATGTTTCAGGGAAGGTTGTGATCGACGACCTTAAAACG AATGTTCCTCAGACGGCATAG